A genome region from Rickettsiales endosymbiont of Stachyamoeba lipophora includes the following:
- a CDS encoding ELM1/GtrOC1 family putative glycosyltransferase, which translates to MVNILVLQDNRAGNNKQALSVAELIAREIPSNIEIKKVDYNSLNIVPNILGIMPKFYHIANKKEVLELKHKPDLIIAAGRKLASVALGIKNIYDCKWLQLMWPGSIAHHTDLLLIPKHDNLRNWFYKNKIIPTLGTPTIINDAKLKGEAAQFPNLNLIQKRKIAVLVGGKHKQGELTVEATRSLANMLDAINQDSKIHYLITTSRRTGTSQTSVLKQSICSDYELFEPNNNNILNPYNAYLYYADEIIVTTDSIAMLSEAITLNKPVYYFDAPQLSSPKHKRFYKELEDLELIKNIYNYGNQEFHPKINFNDLNIQIAQKIINRLALN; encoded by the coding sequence ATGGTAAACATTTTAGTGCTGCAAGATAATCGGGCAGGCAATAACAAACAAGCATTAAGCGTTGCAGAACTAATTGCTAGAGAGATTCCAAGCAACATTGAAATTAAGAAAGTAGATTACAACTCTCTAAATATAGTACCTAACATTTTAGGAATTATGCCCAAATTTTATCATATAGCTAACAAAAAAGAAGTATTAGAGTTAAAACATAAACCTGATTTAATTATTGCAGCTGGCAGAAAGCTAGCCTCTGTAGCACTTGGCATTAAAAACATTTATGATTGCAAGTGGCTACAATTAATGTGGCCAGGAAGTATAGCCCACCATACAGATTTATTATTAATTCCTAAGCATGATAATTTGCGCAATTGGTTTTATAAAAATAAAATTATCCCTACTCTAGGTACCCCCACTATTATCAACGATGCTAAGCTTAAAGGTGAAGCTGCTCAATTCCCTAATCTTAATTTAATTCAAAAACGTAAAATAGCGGTTTTAGTGGGTGGCAAGCATAAACAAGGCGAACTTACCGTTGAGGCTACCAGGTCCCTAGCCAATATGCTAGATGCTATTAATCAAGACAGCAAGATTCACTATCTAATTACCACTAGTAGAAGAACAGGAACCAGCCAAACCAGCGTCCTTAAGCAGAGCATTTGTTCAGATTATGAACTTTTTGAACCAAACAACAATAATATTTTAAATCCTTACAATGCTTATCTTTATTATGCTGATGAAATCATTGTAACCACCGACTCAATTGCAATGTTAAGTGAGGCTATAACTCTTAATAAGCCCGTATATTATTTTGATGCGCCTCAACTTAGCTCTCCGAAACATAAAAGATTTTATAAAGAGCTTGAAGACTTAGAATTAATAAAAAACATATATAATTATGGTAATCAAGAATTTCATCCTAAAATTAATTTTAACGATTTAAATATACAGATTGCTCAGAAGATTATAAATAGGCTAGCTCTAAACTAA